The genomic DNA AGTTCTATGCAGAACTATAAGTCTGAGCAAAACTGGCAGATAACTAGCTCTAAGGCATCAGCTGTAGGAAACCCAGATGATTGTGCTGGGAGGACAGATGGGGTGGTGATgtgcactgctgcctttctccaTGGGacccagctgctgtgctgcatgtgcCACACATCTGGTGAAACCGCACGTGggggaagcaaacaaaaaccacatgGGCTGCGTGTGGGCAGTGGTTTTAGCACCCATCTGCCGTTGtcttctgctcatttttcagTGCCACGACTTAGAATCCTAGAATTActttgtttggaaaagacccttaagattatcaagtccaagCGTCACCTAGCCCTGCTGCCAAGGCCACTGAACCACcaccctcagtgccacgtccccGTGTCTCtacctgcagggctggggaccCCAGCCTTTCCACCAAGAAATTCTTCCcgatatctaatctaaacctcaCTCGGCACGGTTCGGGGCCGCTTCCACCTATCCGATCGCTTCTCACCCGAGAAAAAGAGATAGCTGCGGGGGGCGATGAGGttttccctcagcctcctcttctccaaacccAGCAGCCCCGCttccttcagccgctcctcctAACTCTCGTTCTCCAGCCCCGAACccccgcggcggggcggggcgaggCGGAGCCGCCTCAGGGCCGCTCCGGAGCCGGCGGGGCGCTTCGGGCGCTGGTTGCGGAGGTGAGGGGGCtgtggggccgggggggggaTGGACTCCGACACACCCGGCCCCCGGCACCCTGTCGAAACCTGCTTCAGAACTTTGACGCTGTTCAAAGCTGGAGTGAGTGGAGACAAAGCTTTAAAGATGGGCGACTGCTAATCggtatttttctttatttttccccgATCAGCTCGATGACGCCCAGAAAGAAGCTGGAGGGTTTGGTCGCTGCCACAGTCACCCCGATGACTCCTGATGGGTGAGCATCGCCTGGCACCTCTGCACGGTTGTGTCACGCTGTCAGCTCTCCCCTCTGGATTTCCTTTCTTATTTGGAACGGATGGCTTTGGGCTGCGATTTGGATCAGATCTCTGTGGGACGGGGAACTGCTGGGTGAGAGGCTGTCTGTCAGGGCTTGGAGGTTAGATCAGTCCTTAATccattttttcagctgtttttgtaGATGCAAACTAAATCACAGGAAATCGTGTTAGTATTGCAGTATTTTCAAACTCAGATCACACCCCTCGTTAAAAAGAAGTCTTAGGAGCAAAGGAATAATGATCTAAATCTGACGTCCTTTTACTCTTCTCTTGCCCCTAACGAACTCGTGCGTGCTTTTGCGTGCATACATGTGTCAGCAGAATTAGTCTaaaccagaacaaaatattGCAAGGACTGCAAGAATAATGTCAAATCAAAAGTTGAATTTCCGCCTTCCTCATGGAAATGATAAACAGATGTCGTCCTTACTGCAGTTTGATGTTGCAAGACTGAGTTGTTTGGAGTCAGCAAAGGGCCCTGAGCTTCTCTAGTGGGGGATGTGTCACGATCTGTACGTGTTTTTGAGGAAGGTGGTTGTTATTTACTGATACAGTCCTCTGAAAGTGAGCCTTTACAGTGTAAATGTACTGTAGAGCATGGTCTGAGATCAGTAAGGGAATTTAGGTACATTGCCGtcacagcttgctttcttcctttaaagaaaacttattttcaatgttgttttttattactGCTTGAATTTACTGCGAGGTGGTATTTGGAATGTGATCTGGGCCCTCTACCTGGGATGCTTGGCCCTCATAAGATACATCCTGTGAGAACTGGGGTAAATTATGAACCCAGTAAAGGTCCCAGAATCAAACGTCAGACTGTGGGTCGGTCTGCATGCTTGGCAAATAGGAACAAGAATAAAATACTATGCActgataaacattttttcttttttttctggagagaaGACAAACCTATAAAtcaatttcttctgtttgtcaAGGAAGTCTGTTGTTTTCCCCATCCTCTAATGAGAGAGAGGTCAAAGTCACATGCAGCAGGCTCTGTCTCACAGCCTGTGTCCTGTAGTTACAAGTGTAGTTTAACTATTGGCCAGCACGTGCACAAATACCTTTGGGCTCTCAAGAGCATTCTTGCTTCTCTTAACAGTCCAGAAGATTCAAGTGTGTCTCATTGCCTGTGGTATGTTAAACACATGCTGAAGGTATCATACCTTGGGGTAATTTGTGTGTGCCCAGATGCAAAACTTGAGAAATACATGACTTTATTTTTGATTACTGAATCTTAAGTTTAAAATTGTTGTAGGCAGACACGGTTGCTGAGACTCCTAAAGTTGCTGTGGTTCCTTTCATTTCAGACAAATCAACCTTTCAGTGATTCACCAGTATGTGGATTACCTGGTAAGCAAGCAGAATGTGAAGAACATCTTTGGTaagttttttttattccccACAGGAAGTGCATAATGTTCCTTTTGCCTGGAGAGCAATCCTGTGCTGCCCAGCCTCATAGGAGCTGGAATGGGAGGGAATATGGATATGAGGTCATCACTCATGTTTATATTCACCACTGGAGAGAGTGTAAACAATACTTAAAGATCTGGTTTTACCTACAGCCATTTCTGTGCAGGGTAAAACAAGTATTGCCTTCATACAGTAACTTCCCAGCAGTGATGGATAATATtgtatttgaaagagaaaactcaATTGAGTgattcttcccttttcctgggTAGGATATAATCAtctgacttaaaaaaaagttcactCAGGAGTCCAGAAGTTCCAAAGGGTTCATCAAAGCCAAGTGAATTTCTGTAAGAGATGCGTGATGCACTGTGTGATGCAACAGCAGCCGCTGCTCTCCCTTGTTCCCCTCTCTGAGGGATGGCTGGATAGGTGACAGAGCATCTGATAAACCATTTCTGTTCATAGCCTTGTGTAGTTAAGTAAGCTGAAGTCAATGCTGAGATTTCTGTTCAAAATTTTAGTCAAAAGAGGTTCATAATGGAAACTGGAGCGTGGCAGTGACTTCAGCAGCCTCAGtttaatctattttattttaattttgtgacTGAGCATACTGACATTTCCTTGTTTCCATTAGGTGTTAAGCCTCAGATACGTGGTTCCACTTCATGACAGAATCACCAAATTTCAGTTCAGACTTTTTCCTTGTAGTGAAGGAGTGACTGTTCCCTTGCTGAGTATCCTTTCATGCACTTGACATTTTGCTGGGTGAAAGAGGTAGCACCTGTTGGGGAGGACATGGGACAGTTTCAGCAGCTGGCTTTGTCTCCTTCCTCTTACAACTGCTGATGCTGAAACATGCTTTAGACACAAGCATTTAGTGATGGCAACACTTTAAACTCCTTGCAGATGCTCGTGCAGACTGACGTTGTCTTAAAATGGATTGAGGGAAATATAATTCTGCTTAATATCATCAGAATTGTCAGTACTTTTCTTCAGCATAACCAATGTATTGGGCCAGATCTCAACAGCTATGTTGTGTTGTAACAGTGAATGGCACCACAGGAGAAGGCCTGTCCCTTAGCATCCAGGAGAGGAAGCAGTTGGCAGAAGAATGGATGTGCCAAGGGAAAGACAAGTGAGTGGCTGAGAGAGAGCCGGGAATTCCAGATCTCACGTTATGGTACAGGCATACCTGATTGCAAAGCCACATTTGCtgataacctttttttttctttgagtacTTTTGTTGTTGAGCTTTGTTCCCCAGCTCTTTTGTCATAGAAGCCTGCTTTTTTGTAGTTGCCAGGTAGCTGGTATCCATTTCCACTCAGCTCAGAGCTTGTGAGAGTCCTCCTTTTTGCTACACCGAAGGGTGGACAGATAAAAGCCCTGGAAACTCCCTTGGCAGGAGCAGTCTTTTAATTTAGCACACTGAAGTTCTTAGTCTGTGTCACTTCCTAGTTTAAACTGGTTCCTTTTGGCAGATGGGCATTTTTTGTCGCTGCTGAAACCTCCTCAAACCTTCTGAATTTGTTGTTGTGCAGGCTGGATCATGTGATAATTCACGTGGGAGCTTTAAGTCTACTGGAGTCCCAAGAACTGGTGTGTATATGATAAGATTTCTTTCCACTACGTGCgtaataaatataaaagcagaTGTACCTTCAGGTATTTATGAGTCCTTCTTTTGTAGGCCAGACATGCAGCAGCCATAGGTGCTAGTGGCATTGCAGTAATAGCTCCCTCCTTCTTCAAACCCACAAACAAAGGTGAGTAGATGTGACTGCCAGACCTCCCGAGGCCCTTTTATGCTGTCCTCAAACCATTAACAGTGTTTCATGGCAAAAGCCAGCTCCAGTCCATGAGAACCAGTGATGATAATACCTCTCCTTGTAGAGCAAATGTGGCTTTCCTCTGAGCAATAGGGGTATTTTCAGCTGCTTGCAAGGTGTCTCTTCCAATTCCTACATTTTAAAGGATATTCTCTAAGGCTAAGCATTTGAGTTGTGCATTAATCCTCTCTCAGAGCTCTCCTGcgtgctgttttccttctttgtaaaATATGCTGGTTATAATGTTTGCACATCTGTGATGTGCCTGGCAccatacaaaagcaaaacctaggacaatcttttttaaaatgggaaGTCCCAAATGTTTCACAGCAAGAAGTGGGAGGGATGTCTTTTGAGAGAGTAGTCAGCTTGTCTGTCTTATGAATAGTCAGTACTGAAGTCACACTTGGTCTGGGCTATGCTAGAAAGAATTCAGATCCATGATCACCCTCAGTGGACGCTGACCAACTCAATGAGCTGTAGATACAGCCACATCCACTGTCACTGAGGTGATGGGGTTTGTGAGTTGGCATGCCTAGCAGGGTTATCTGCCCTTTGGTTCTCAAAACTTAGAAATTGAGTCTTTAGCTTTTAACATAACTAAtgtaagattaaaaaacaaaaacaaaacacatatcACATGGAGGTTTGGAACAGAAACGTTTTGTTTGAGTGGTTTATGAATGGAATTGTGCGTATGAAAGCACCAAAAGAAACAGGAGTGGATTGCCAGGATGGCTGGTATCAATGGCCAAGGACACAATCAGCAGCAACTGAACTGGTAAAAACACAGAGGCACAAACAGTAGAAGACATTTGCAGTGATTGTAGTAGGATGACAGCAAGGTTTCAACACAGAGCTTTTTGGCATTCCTCTTCCTTCTAATGCCAATGGGAAGATTGCCTCAGAATTATGAAGGATGCAATGGAAAgattctcaggaagaaacaaTGTCAGCTGAAACCAGATTGGCTTAGAATAAATATGACCTTTCCTGAGGTCTTTCATTAAGGACAgttacaatttatttttgtgatgtGTGCAGGTTTATATGTTATTGGCTATGTACGTTCCACAAGCTATGAATGGTTGTTCCACAGTCCCTGGCTGCTGTGAATTTGAACTTCCCTTCACTTGatccttttcttccagatgaACTCCTTGGTTTCTTACAGAAAGTTGCATCCGAAGCCCCTACAGTTCCGTTTTATTACTACCACATTCCAGCTCTGACGGGTGTAAAGAGTAAGTACTGCTTAGTCAGCTCTTCTTGAGCCCTtcaactcattttctttttcttcttgatctTGTAAAAGGAATGTTTCAAAGTAttcaaaaatatgattttaatgTAACTTTTATGTCGCTCATATTGTCTTGTAGTTGCTTTAAAAGGTGTGTAGTTAACCAGGCTTAGGCCAAAAGTGGGtaatctgtaaaataaaagtCTAACACTTAGGGAAGAGACAGGGAAATCTCCCAGAACAGGGCTGTGCTTCTTCATGTGTGGTTGCTGTTATGCACAGTTCGTGTTGAGGAGTTGCTGGATGGAATAAGAGAGCAGATCCCCACCTTCCAGGGTGTGAAGTTCAGCGACACAGACCTCTTGGACCTTGCACAGTGTATAAACAGGAATGAGAGAGAACAGTTTGTGTTCCTCTATGGAGTAGATGAGGTAAGAGGCTCCTTTTAATGATTTATTCTAAGGTATTCTCTTGTTTCAGCCTTGAGGAATAAAATAACCCTGAACATACAGTGTCAGGTAGTTTTGCTGTcctcctcactttttttttttttccccccttttcttttgttaattGAAGTAAaagtcttagaatcatagactcattaatgttggaaaaggtctctaagatcatctagtccaaccatccacctaccacctgtattgcccactgaccacatccccaTGGGCCAAGGTCCTCCCCCCTTCCTGGATGTCCCAGGGGGTTTCTCTCTTCTTGAAAGTGCATctatgattatttatttaacatTCTCTTTCTCCTCATAAACTAGCAACTGTTGAGTGCACTGGCGATAGGGGCAAATGGAGCAGTTGGAAGGTCAGTATTGCTTAAACTTTTCCCTCTCCCACACACATCTTACTGTTACATCTTCCACTGTCTATGGGGTGTTTCTGTAACTGTCCTCTGTCACAGAGACAGAGGGTTCTTCAGGGTAAAGCTGCACAGTACAAAGCAGACAGACAAGATAGCATTGGGATAGTTTTATTATCTGGGATAAGGGCATAATATACCTTAATTATAGTTTAAGGGATTATTGCTGCAGTCCATAAGCAAACACAAAGGTTTCAGCATACTTTTTTTTGAAATAGGGAATCACTCCTGTCTTCATTGTATTGGTAAGGAACCAAAACCCAGGCAGATTAAAGTCATTCACTTCAGTTCACATTATAAGTCTGTGGGCTCTTTGACAGTTTTTGCAGCTTGGTTTCTGAtttcacttcttccttttgtaCTGGGCTGCTGGGCTTCTTAAATGAATTCCTGTATGACCCCTATGGTTTCGTGTAGACGATCCATTAAATGAATTACTACCTAGAATGTTAGTATTCAGAGcctaattatttatttttatttatacattttaaaaacaattcccTTTTGAAAGAACTTGGGAGAGAAATCTGATCTCCGAACTACTTCATGGGCCTTGCATACTTCTGGTGCTTTTCTGTTAACAGCACTTAGCAGCAGGAAAGTAACAGGCATTCTGATAATGTCAACAGAGAAAGCCAGCAGCTACTTTGTTTCAGTGGTTCTAAGCTCTTATTCCACATTTTCTAACTTTGTGGCTTTATTAATTTAAtgtacttactttttttttgacAGTACCTACAACTACCTAGGTAGGAAAACCAACCTGATGCTGCAAGCTTTTGCAAAGCCAGACCTTGCATTAGCACAGAAGTACCAGGTACAGTATTTTGCTGTCCCCACAGAGAGCACCCTTGTTTCTCCTCTACCTGCACTGGGATGTGCTCTGTGTCTTTTTGTCATCTGTGCCCTGACATGTATCCCTGCTAAAGCAAACTGCTTtcagctccagccccctgctttCTATTCATAACATGAACATATACTTACCCTCAGCACGCTGGTTTCATTTATGCAGAGCAAACAATGGCTTGGCCTTTTGCCTTGAGCAGGCCCCACAGTAACTAAAATTCTTGGCTAGGCATATTCTGATACCTTACAAGATGTAATACAGAAAACTTTCCCAAACGTGCTCTGCCCTGACCCCTCCTGGACTTGGGCTGCACGAAGGTTTTGGAGGAGTTGTGAGCAACCAGTATGCAAACTCTACTCAGTATCTTTATGTCTCACTGGGACATTtgatgcttccttttttttttgccttaaaaGATATGTGGCTGCAGGATGAATGTAAGAAAGCCCAAACACCTAAAGAATGATCTGCTCTGGGAAATCTCTTCACTAAGCAGTGGATGTTCAGCTTGGTAAACCCCCCAGAGCCTGCCACAAGGGTTACCACTATTTAAAGACTGCTTGCATTGAGGGGCAGCTTGAGCTTTAGTAATAGAATGAGtctaatgtttttttaatatttcactcTCTCACCTATTCCAATGGAATAGTTATTATTTCACATGGGCTGCCCAGGTGGCTGTAGTGGAAAagctaagtcatggcttgaagcagtgattgagcacctggcaggaaggcagggccaacacAGGGGAGCTCAGGTACAAGCAGTGCACCTCATTTGAGGTTCCaggcctcatttaagggttggtgGTGGAGACAAGGCTGTCTTTTTGAGGGTCCTGCCTACCTGAAGCTTTTTGAAGGTAAGCAggtttcctttatttctgtgcctatGACTGTTGCATCTGAGCAAATCCTCACTGTTGCCtgggaccttgctgctctgttgttgttgctgtgctttcctcaTGTTACAGTGACAAAAGACTTTTCTCAAAGCAGTGTGGCAATTgtataaaatgtaaatatcaTTATGGTTCTATATGCTTCTGCTTCTTTAAATTTGAAGGAATGGTTAAACTGTTGTTTGTCTCTTTTAGTTTCTCACGGGGGAATTTCTCAGTTTTGTCATCAAACTAGGTAAGTTCTATACTGTCCATGTCTGTTGTTATATCTTAACATGCAGACTCAGTACTCCAGGGACACTGTACCCTAAGAATTTCCTTCCTGAAAGATTTCACAATGAGAAACTTCTACTTATGCAGCTTCCTGAGTTGATAGCTGACCAGGCATCCCTGAGAGATCTCACTCTCACTTCCTTCTGTGAAATTTTACAGTTTCAAAGCTGTGACTTACTTTCCTTTCTTATCCTGACtgtagtgtttttttgtttgtcttttttttttcagtctcctaAAGCCCATTGGTAGTGTTTGTTAAGAGTCACCTCTCTGGAATAGTGGTGCCCAAGTAGGGGAATGCAGCTCTCATACTTGTTTCTCATGCTGCTCTATAATTTAGAGTAACTGCTTGAGGATGTACAAGGccaaagcattttcaaattGTATTGATTTTTAGAAATTAACTTTTAATGTGAAAAGCAATTAAAACCAACTAAACCAGAGTCATGTAGAGAGGCTGAATaagatatttcaaaatgatCACCTGGTGAACAGAACCATCCGCTGTGCTTTTGCTATATGTGTTTTATAAGTACTCCAATGAATCCAACTGAGCTTTCAGGTTAGAACTAAGAGGAAATGCATCATCATTTAGTCTTACAGGTTAAGAAGCAAACACCCAGAGCATATAGGGAGACTTGATGTACAGGCAGGTAGGCATCCTGAAGTTTCCCTTGGTGGTTGAAGCTACTGCCCCACTGTCACCATCACATGCCAACAGGATGTTATCATTCCCAGGGCTCTATTTCACATGAATGCTCCGTAGGTTGTGTCAGGGATAGCTGTGAGGCTGCAAATGTTGAAGACAGAGAAGCAATTGTCTAAGATGGTACTTCAATTTGGTATCAGCAGGAGGGAAACAGTGGTAGTATAAGACATGTAATAACTAGGTGTAGTTTTTGCTGTAATGTCTTTCCTGCCTGCAAGTACAATCATCTCTTTGTTATGCTGTTCTCACTTCTGGGAAGTGCTTCAAGCCCAGTTGATGCCATATGACACAGgaactgtgtgctgctgctttttctcttctgcacagAGACTGGTATGTGTGAAATAACCTGATCTTGCTTTTGTCTGCGCAGGTTTTGGGGTTGCACAGACAAAAGCTGTAATGACTTTTGTTTCTGGCATCCCCATGGGACCTCCACGGCTTCCGCTTGTTAGTGCCTCTGAGGAATTCATTGCCAAGGCCAAAGCCAAGCTGGAGAGCATTGTGTGGCCCGATGGTGACTGACTTCACTCCCACGTCGGTGTGCAGGGGCTCCTTTTCCTTGCTGTCACTTGGCATGCTCCTCATGCAATGCCCTCGTTTGGCTGGGATCtccttcaggaaaatgaaagtaatCGGCGTGGAAGGGCTGGCACACATGTAGCCAGCCACCTGTTCTTTAActtctctctgctcctctggagctctgcactgcccagcactggcTGCTatcattaaacaaacaaacgaaaagaaagacaaaaacaaacaaacaaaaaactctggTTTGTTCCAGCAGAGGGATCCTGACCTCCTTTTGTCTAGAAAGAAAGGTCTGTCTGCACTGCCccaaacaggaggggaatcaactttttacaagggtaggcagtgataggacaagggggaatggctttaaccTCAAGGAGGGTAAGTTTAGactggatgtcaggaggaagcTCTTCAcagggagagtggtgaggtgctggaacagcctgcccagagagctCTGGATGCTCTGTTCTTGGGGGTGTTCAGGACCAGGTTGGATAGGACCCCAGGCAGCATCTGGTCTGctaccagatctggaggttggtgggcCTGTCTGTGGCACGGGGGTTGGAATTGGGTGATCCTTGgtgttccttccaacccaagccattctatgactctgtttTATCTCTCCCTGAGCGTCTCAAGCCCTGGGGTGTCACTGCTGTACCACAACCTGCCTGCTCAGGCTGGTGTTCTGCTGTTTCTCACCAAGTCATTTGTACATTAGTTGTGTCAAATCACTGTTTACCTCCTCTCATTGTCTTCGCACATCTTCACTTCCTgcaaaatttaaaacagaagaaccTAAACCAACCCTTTTCTAACATCTGTTGACTCTCCAATGAACCATGGTCCTGCAGCCATTTCCTTGTAGCCCAAATGTTTGGCACATCTATGACCCCTCATGACACAGCCCTGCCATGGGATGGGTGCTCTCCTGTGGTGGTGGAGCCTTCCCTGACCACTGCCCA from Lagopus muta isolate bLagMut1 chromosome 5, bLagMut1 primary, whole genome shotgun sequence includes the following:
- the NPL gene encoding N-acetylneuraminate lyase isoform X1 produces the protein MTPRKKLEGLVAATVTPMTPDGQINLSVIHQYVDYLVSKQNVKNIFVNGTTGEGLSLSIQERKQLAEEWMCQGKDKLDHVIIHVGALSLLESQELARHAAAIGASGIAVIAPSFFKPTNKDELLGFLQKVASEAPTVPFYYYHIPALTGVKIRVEELLDGIREQIPTFQGVKFSDTDLLDLAQCINRNEREQFVFLYGVDEQLLSALAIGANGAVGSTYNYLGRKTNLMLQAFAKPDLALAQKYQFLTGEFLSFVIKLGFGVAQTKAVMTFVSGIPMGPPRLPLVSASEEFIAKAKAKLESIVWPDGD
- the NPL gene encoding N-acetylneuraminate lyase isoform X2; translation: MALGCDLDQISVGRGTAGQINLSVIHQYVDYLVSKQNVKNIFVNGTTGEGLSLSIQERKQLAEEWMCQGKDKLDHVIIHVGALSLLESQELARHAAAIGASGIAVIAPSFFKPTNKDELLGFLQKVASEAPTVPFYYYHIPALTGVKIRVEELLDGIREQIPTFQGVKFSDTDLLDLAQCINRNEREQFVFLYGVDEQLLSALAIGANGAVGSTYNYLGRKTNLMLQAFAKPDLALAQKYQFLTGEFLSFVIKLGFGVAQTKAVMTFVSGIPMGPPRLPLVSASEEFIAKAKAKLESIVWPDGD
- the NPL gene encoding N-acetylneuraminate lyase isoform X3, whose product is MYWARSQQLCCVVTVNGTTGEGLSLSIQERKQLAEEWMCQGKDKLDHVIIHVGALSLLESQELARHAAAIGASGIAVIAPSFFKPTNKDELLGFLQKVASEAPTVPFYYYHIPALTGVKIRVEELLDGIREQIPTFQGVKFSDTDLLDLAQCINRNEREQFVFLYGVDEQLLSALAIGANGAVGSTYNYLGRKTNLMLQAFAKPDLALAQKYQFLTGEFLSFVIKLGFGVAQTKAVMTFVSGIPMGPPRLPLVSASEEFIAKAKAKLESIVWPDGD